One Danio aesculapii chromosome 22, fDanAes4.1, whole genome shotgun sequence genomic window carries:
- the LOC130215782 gene encoding 5-hydroxytryptamine receptor 3A-like: MTYDGVCSSREMYRKHKLLSAKRRISAASAQRKHLQQNRCAASYQAENTYSDNPGLYPDEKAQVLDTFIWLKLKIIQDVLAAVCNHDELAQIQYIVKVVDIVPLTKVRLMLRINDNAAPKTYYLYLYNNGKAEDSLPVHVVSSCNLDIYTFPFDIQNCSYTFGSYKLTIRDVEIYFAESAEATLQKSLQYMESKGEWLLIDIIGKKNANSTYFNMDGLDSWDELDYHIVLKRRPTLYIVNLLFPSFCLITVDLFSFLLPPQNMDRSAFKMTLILGYTVFLLLMNNLLPVTGNTIPLINVFFSLCLALMVASLLETIMVTNILCSSKDYPPLPNWVKVLLLNYLARLVCLGKKNSGQISDPQTENTNGVISSSPEKEVNPVRWQENDNKSTINPEEQELKTIHKDLLTIRQQVDRHFSRDQTAEEWIHLGEVIDRFLFALYLIFLTISFFTILIFWLYWYNVDTKA, from the exons atgacttATGAtggcgtgtgcag CTCTCGTGAGATGTACAGAAAGCATAAACTGCTCTCAGCCAAACGCAGAATCTCTGCTGCAAGCGCTCAGAGAAAGCATCTTCAACAAAACCGATGTGCGGCCAGTTATCAAGCCGAGAACACCTACTCGGATAACCCTGGGCTTTATCCT GATGAAAAAGCTCAAGTCCTGGATACTTTTATCTGGCTGAAGTTG aaaatcatccaAGATGTCCTCGCAGCAGTCTGTAACCACGATGAATTGGCCCAAATCCAATACATAGTGAAGGTAGTGGACATTGTACCACTCACTAAGGTAAGACTCATGCTAcg TATAAATGATAATGCAGCCCCAAAAACCTACTATCTTTATCTTTACAACAACGGCAAGGCAGAAGATAGTCTGCCAGTGCATGTGGTCAGTTCCTGTAACCTGGACATCTACACCTTTCCATTCGACATCCAAAATTGCTCCTACACATTTGGCTCATACAAGCTCACAA TTCGAGATGTTGAGATATATTTTGCAGAATCAGCAGAGGCAACGCTCCAGAAATCTCTACAGTACATGGAGTCAAAAGGGGAGTGGCTACTGATTGACATCATCGGCAAAAAAAATGCCAACTCTACATACTTCAACATGGACGGATTGGACAGCTGGGATGAACTTGATTACCAT ATTGTCCTGAAGCGCAGGCCGACTCTATACATAGTAAACCTCCTGTTTCCCAGTTTCTGCCTGATCACGGTAGATCTGTTTAGCTTCCTCCTGCCTCCTCAAAATATGGATCGTTCAGCCTTTAAAATGACCCTCATCCTGGGCTACACCGTCTTCCTGCTCCTCATGAACAACCTGCTGCCTGTCACAGGAAACACTATCCCTCTGATAA ATGTGTTTTTCTCTCTGTGTTTAGCGCTGATGGTGGCCAGCCTGTTGGAGACAATCATGGTCACTAATATTCTCTGTAGTTCAAAAGACTATCCCCCTTTACCAAACTGGGTTAAAGTGCTGCTCCTCAATTATCTGGCTCGACTGGTTTGTTTGGGCAAGAAAAACTCAGGACAGATTTCTGACCCTCAAA CAGAAAACACCAACGGAGTCATTTCCAGTTCACCTGAGAAAGAAGTAAACCCAGTCAGATGGCAAGAAAATGACAATAAATCTACAATAAATCCTGAAGAGCAAGAACTGAAGACGATACATAAAGATTTACTCACCATTCGGCAACAAGTGGATCGGCATTTCTCCAGAGATCAGACGGCAGAAGAGTGGATTCATTTGGGGGAGGTCATTGATCGATTCCTGTTCGCTCTGTATCTGATCTTCCTCACCATCAGCTTCTTCACTATATTAATATTCTGGCTGTACTGGTATAACGTTGACACAAAAGCATAA